The proteins below come from a single Salvelinus fontinalis isolate EN_2023a chromosome 1, ASM2944872v1, whole genome shotgun sequence genomic window:
- the LOC129863539 gene encoding delta-like protein D, translated as MGRQSLVIAVVLCVLICQGFCSGVFELKLQEFLNKKGVTGNTNCCKGASAIQQCECKTFFRICLKHYQVNVSPEPPCTYGGAMTPVLGSNSFQVPETTAEAFANPIPFSFGFTWPGTFSLIIEALHTDSDDDLSTDNPEGMISLFTTQKHLTVGDEWSSDLQTSGRTELKYSYRFVCDEHYYGEGCSVFCRPRDDAFGHFTCGDRGEIICNSGWKGTYCTEPICLPGCGEEHGFCDKPGECKCRVGFSGRYCDDCIRYPGCLHGTCQQPWQCSCLEGWGGLFCNQDLNYCTHHKPCMNGATCTNTGQGSYTCSCKPGFSGASCEIEVNECSDNPCQNGGSCTDLENTYTCACPPGFYGNSCELSAMTCADGPCFNGGRCADNPEGGYYCQCPLGYAGFNCEKKIDHCTSNPCSNGAQCMDLVNSYMCQCPEGFSGANCEDNIDECANYPCQNGGTCLDGMNDYTCTCPPGYTGKNCSSTIRKCEHNPCHNGATCHERNNRYVCACVPGYGGHNCQFLLPEHPQGQPGVEGAGKRYSDEEDQGTFPWTAVCAGIILALLLLVACAVLMVYIRVKVQQRSQQGDTHSESETMNNLANNCQRPDKDLSVSVIGTTGVKNTNKKVDFHSDNAGGEQNGYKSRCSSTDYNLVHELKPEDVLKEDQEKSEAKCSESNCSESFCSDSEFEEKHRKRLKSDASENKRPEESMCNEASICNNTKYQSVYVISDEKDECIIATEV; from the exons ATGGGACGCCAGTCGCTTGTGATAGCTGTCGTCCTTTGTGTCTTGATATGCCAG GGTTTTTGTTCAGGGGTTTTCGAGTTGAAGTTGCAAGAGTTTCTCAACAAGAAAGGAGTGACAGGCAATACAAACTGCTGCAAAGGAGCCTCTGCGATTCAGCAGTGTGAATGCAAAACGTTTTTTAGAATCTGCTTGAAGCATTATCAAGTTAATGTATCACCGGAACCCCCTTGTACCTATGGTGGTGCGATGACTCCTGTCCTCGGATCAAACTCCTTCCAAGTGCCGGAAACAACTGCAGAAGCATTCGCCAACCCTATTCCGTTTTCTTTTGGATTCACGTGGCCG GGGACATTCTCTCTCATCATTGAGGCCCTACACACGGATTCTGACGATGATCTTTCAACAG ATAACCCTGAAGGTATGATCAGTCTCTTCACCACTCAGAAGCATCTGACAGTGGGCGATGAGTGGTCCTCTGATTTACAGACTAGTGGAAGAACAGAGCTGAAGTACTCCTACCGATTTGTTTGTGATGAGCATTACTACGGGGAGGGCTGTTCTGTTTTCTGCCGTCCACGAGATGATGCCTTCGGTCACTTCACCTGCGGGGACCGTGGCGAGATCATCTGCAACTCAGGATGGAAGGGAACCTACTGCACAGAAC CAATCTGCCTTCCTGGTTGTGGTGAGGAGCACGGGTTCTGTGACAAGCCTGGTGAATGCAA GTGTAGAGTTGGCTTCAGTGGGCGTTACTGTGATGACTGCATCCGCTATCCAGGGTGTCTTCATGGCACCTGCCAGCAGCCGTGGCAGTGTAGCTGCCTGGAGGGGTGGGGTGGCCTTTTCTGCAACCAAG ATCTCAACTACTGCACACACCACAAGCCCTGCATGAATGGAGCCACTTGTACCAATACTGGCCAGGGTAGCTACACCTGCTCCTGTAAACCCGGCTTCTCTGGGGCCAGCTGTGAGATTGAGGTTAATGAATGTTCCGACAACCCCTGCCAAAATGGGGGAAGCTGCACT GATTTAGAAAACACATACACATGTGCCTGCCCCCCAGGCTTCTATGGCAACAGCTGTGAGCTCAGTGCCATGACCTGTGCCGATGGGCCTTGCTTTAACGGCGGACGCTGTGCTGACAACCCAGAGGGAGGATACTACTGCCAGTGTCCTCTCGGCTATGCCGGATTCAACTGTGAGAAGAAGATCGACCACTGCACCTCCAACCCATGCTCCAACG GTGCCCAGTGTATGGACCTAGTGAACTCCTACATGTGCCAGTGCCCTGAGGGCTTCTCCGGAGCCAACTGCGAGGACAACATTGACGAGTGCGCCAACTACCCCTGCCAGAATGGTGGCACATGCTTGGATGGCATGAATGATTACACCTGCACCTGCCCACCTGGATACACCGGCAAGAACTGCAGCTCGACCATCAGAAAATGTGAGCACAATCCCTGCCACAACGGAGCCACCTGCCACGAGAGGAATAATCGCTATGTGTGCGCCTGTGTGCCAGGCTACGGCGGCCATAACTGCCAGTTCCTCCTGCCGGAGCACCCCCAGGGACAACCCGGGGTGGAAGGAGCTGGTAAGAGATACTCTGATGAAGAGGACCAAGGCACATTCCCCTGGACCGCAGTGTGTGCTGGGATTATCCTGgcgctgctgctgctggtggCCTGTGCCGTGCTGATGGTTTACATCCGGGTCAAGGTGCAGCAGAGGAGTCAGCAGGGAGACACCCACAGTGAGAGTGAGACCATGAACAACCTGGCCAACAACTGTCAACGGCCTGACAAGGACCTATCTGTCAGCGTGATCGGCACGACAGGGGtcaagaacaccaataagaaagTGGACTTTCACTCGGACAATGCTGGAGGAGAGCAGAATGGCTACAAGTCCCGATGCTCGTCAACGGATTATAATCTGGTGCATGAGCTGAAGCCAGAAGATGTGTTGAAAGAGGACCAAGAAAAGAGTGAAGCAAAGTGTTCCGAATCAAATTGTTCTGAATCTTTTTGTTCCGACAGTGAGTTTGAAGAGAAACACAGAAAACGTTTAAAGAG TGACGCCTCAGAAAATAAACGTCCAGAGGAGTCGATGTGCAACGAAGCATCGATTTGCAACAACACAAAGTACCAGTCAGTCTACGTCATATCAGACGAGAAAGATGAATGTATCATTGCAACTGAG GTGTAA